A region from the Panicum hallii strain FIL2 chromosome 1, PHallii_v3.1, whole genome shotgun sequence genome encodes:
- the LOC112876426 gene encoding NAC domain-containing protein 92-like — protein MEHDVHHHQQQQRRRRQEGMELPPGFRFHPTDEELITHYLARKAADPRFAPRAVGEADLNKCEPWDLPARATMGEKEWYFFCVKDRKYPTGLRTNRATESGYWKATGKDREIFRGKALVGMKKTLVFYTGRAPKGGKTGWVMHEYRLDGKHAAAGSSSSLVPSIRAAASKDEWVLCRVFKKSIEPPVVAGGKRSSGACMEVVDVVGPSMSMADDLAACALPPLMDVSGGSAAAMSLSAAAAAIELPPPPHHVTCFSNALEGQFLNPPFLLPSAGPAAADHLAMAASASPFLASMVPTQYDGAAGVGGTVHELLQEGGGWYGKLGERERLSGGASQDTGLTSEVNPAEISSRQHMDHHAASLWGY, from the exons ATGGAGCACGACGTGCACcatcaccagcagcagcagcggcggcggcggcaggagggcATGGAGCTGCCCCCGGGGTTCCGGTTCCACCCCACCGACGAGGAGCTCATCACGCACTACCTCGCCAGGAAGGCCGCCGACCCGCGCTTCGCCCCGCGCGCCGTCGGCGAGGCCGACCTCAACAAGTGCGAGCCATGGGACCTGCCCG CTCGGGCGACCATGGGGGAGAAGGAGTGGTACTTCTTCTGTGTCAAGGACCGCAAGTACCCGACGGGGCTGAGGACGAACCGGGCCACCGAGTCTGGCTACTGGAAGGCGACGGGCAAGGACCGGGAGATCTTCAGGGGCAAGGCCCTCGTCGGCATGAAGAAGACGCTCGTCTTCTACACGGGGAGGGCGCCCAAGGGCGGCAAGACCGGCTGGGTCATGCACGAGTACCGCCTCGACGGCaagcacgccgccgccggcagcagcagcagcctcgTCCCCTCGATCAGAGCTGCCGCGTCAAAG GACGAGTGGGTGCTCTGCAGGGTGTTCAAGAAGAGCATCGAGCCGCCTGTGGTGGCTGGCGGCAAGAGGTCGTCGGGCGCATGCATGGAGGTGGTGGACGTCGTGGGGCCGTCCATGTCCATGGCGGACGACCTCGCCGCGTGCGCGCTGCCTCCGCTGATGGACGTGTCcggcggcagcgccgccgccatgtcgctttcagcggcggcggcggccatcgagctgccgccgccgccacatcACGTGACCTGCTTCTCCAACGCGCTGGAGGGCCAGTTCCTGAACCCACCCTTCCTGCTCCCCTCTGCGGGCCCCGCGGCCGCGGACCACCTCGCCATGGCGGCCTCCGCCTCGCCGTTCCTGGCGAGCATGGTGCCGACGCAGTACGACGGCGCCGCGGGCGTGGGCGGCACGGTGCACGAGCTCCTGCAGGAGGGCGGCGGGTGGTACGGCAAGCTGGGCGAGAGGGAGCGGCTGAGCGGCGGCGCGTCGCAGGACACCGGCCTCACCTCGGAGGTGAACCCCGCCGAGATCTCGTCGCGGCAGCACATGGATCACCATGCTGCCTCCCTTTGGGGTTACTGA
- the LOC112894223 gene encoding transcription factor MYB106-like, whose amino-acid sequence MGRSPCCEKEAGLKKGPWTPEEDQKLLAFIEQHGHGCWRSLPAKAGLRRCGKSCRLRWTNYLRPDIKRGKFTLQEEQTIIQLHALLGNRWSAIATHLPKRTDNEIKNYWNTHLKKRLAKMGIDPVTHKPRADAGGAGAAASGARYRAAAHLSHTAQWESARLEAEARLAREAKLRALASPPPPPAPAASGLESPTSTLSFSESALFAGAGHDDALGAARAPAVLTLRSYGEAFGEQHSFGDDADAPGGFLAGVLLDCAVAGAEQRFAAASADASVGEQQQEEDKGYWSSILNMVNSSMSSSSSSLTSEAVTDPAMYLPAAAEF is encoded by the exons ATGGGGCGGTCGCCGTGCTGCGAGAAGGAAGCCGGGCTGAAGAAGGGCCCGTGGACGCCGGAGGAGGACCAGAAGCTGCTCGCCTTCATCGAGCAGCACGGCCACGGCTGCTGGCGCTCGCTGCCCGCCAAGGCTG GTCTCCGGCGGTGCGGCAAGAGCTGCCGGCTCCGGTGGACCAACTACCTGCGGCCGGACATCAAGCGGGGCAAGTTCACGCTCCAGGAGGAGCAGACCATCATCCAGCTCCACGCGCTCCTCGGCAACAG GTGGTCGGCGATCGCGACGCACCTGCCCAAGCGCACGGACAATGAGATCAAGAACTACTGGAACACGCACCTCAAGAAGCGCCTCGCCAAGATGGGCATCGACCCCGTCACGCACAAGCCCCGCGCcgacgcgggcggcgccggcgccgccgcctccggggCGCGCTACAGGGCCGCCGCGCACCTCAGCCACACGGCGCAGTGGGAGAGCGCGCGGCTCGAGGCAGAGGCGCGCCTGGCGCGCGAGGCCAAgctgcgcgcgctcgcctcgccgccaccgccgcccgcgccggcggccAGCGGGCTCGAGTCCCCCACCTCGACGCTCAGCTTCTCCGAGAGCGCGCTCTTCGCCGGAGCGGGCCACGACGACGCGctcggcgcggcgcgcgcgcccgccgTCCTGACGCTGCGCTCGTACGGGGAGGCGTTCGGGGAGCAGCACAGCTTCGGTGATGACGCCGACGCGCCAGGCGGCTTCCTTGCCGGCGTCCTTCTTGACTGTGCTGTAGCCGGCGCGGAGCAGAGGTTCGCGGCCGCGTCGGCGGACGCTAGCGTCggtgagcagcagcaggaggaggacaAGGGCTACTGGAGCAGCATACTGAATATGGTCAACTCGTCCATGTCGTCGTCTTCGTCGTCGTTGACTTCCGAGGCTGTCACGGACCCGGCGATGTACttgccggcggcggcagagtTCTGA